The nucleotide window aaaaataaagtaagTTTGGAATAAAATCTAATATCACCTGTATCGCTTCTTCAATGGAAAACTGCTGATTTACAAttcctttcaaaactttttccGCATCCTTTGGTGTCAATGAGACAATCTGTCGCCAAAGGCGATGACTTTCAAGATTTTTCCCCTTTTTATTTATACCTGAAAGAGTTTTAAATGCTTCATAATTTAAAAGGGAAGAAGCTTATAATATTATTCCCCAATGCATTTGCACATAAGGAAGGCACAAGCAACATAAATTGACCAGTAATCATTCATGACGTTTTCTCGAGAACAGCAACAAATAAATATACTTTTCAATAAACGAACATGTATTCATTATAAAGAATGATTTCCTAATAACTATGATCcttttgaagtgatatatgaaatgtttcatatattgaactgcagatttgaaatcaataagctatgatcatcgcagttgtgaacgcaattgcGTTcgcaactgcgatgatcatagcttacttgatatgATCCTTTTATTGCATAGATAATACATTCACCTTTGACCTCCCCATTAGAGAACATATGGAAGGTCCTTGTGACAATTGACcatacagtgccgtagcaaggggaggggccgggggggcccgtgcccccccagttttttacctaaaaagtaaaaacatctacacaaaatgttgaaaataaaatattatcaaacaactgcttgggaagttttcaaaaaaacgacctaccgatgaagtctacgtttgtctctaaggcaactcagacagtttaataactacgaacttactatgatgactctgaaaggtgaaacatttgctggtttcaagatacagagatagtcggttttctattttgtaattgacgtttcaagtgttattcTCTCAACTCACTGGTTTGCTCAGACAGTGTACGaggtaaataatttgcgatatgcgtaaatcacaaatagctcttggagaacgctggaaatagcatttccaagcctttagatttcagatccccctagcggctcgcgcctccggcgatcgcgtgcccccccccacttatattacccttgctacggcactgccaTATCCCTTTATCCACTTTAGAAATGGCTAGCCACGGACTGTAAGAGTTGATgctctaaaacaaaaattattaacaCCGCTTTTGGATAATTCAAGTccaagttttttgtttttattttttttatatttttcaagaTCTTCTAGTGACGCATCTGTGGATGATTCACTAAATGAATGATGTGAACTAGCAAAAGTTTGCCGCAAACGAGCATCAAATCATGTAGTGAGAAGGGTCTTGCGAAAACCTAATGTGCAAACTCATTTATTCAGCACATTGACAGGAGCGCTAGCAATCATGTCGACATTTCTAATGAAGTGAAGTGTACAACTATAAATTACCTCATCTAATCCCATGTATGCGGCCCGTATCACCTTTCAATTTCATACAAATTATTGTGAACGAACGACATTATGTCAAGGAAGCTAAAGTATACGCATTTTTGAGACGCCTACGGCAAACGGAAGTGAACTGTTTTCCCTTTAAACTTGTCTTCACTCAACCATATTTACTCGGCTAGATGCCTTTTTTCGATTAGGATGATTAGTGTGATAAAGAAATGGATGGCTTCAAATTTTCTAAAATTAAATGACGACAAAACCGAACTTTTGGTCGTTCACCCAAAGCACGTAGAAACACCATCTTTACGTTCTATAGCTGTTGGGGATGAAGTCATCAATCCCTCAGAATGTGCGAGAAATATTGGTGTGATGTTGGATCAGAATCTTAATATGGAACAACAGATCACTACTATCTGCAAGTCTGCCTTTCTTCACATTAGGAATATCAGGAAAGTCAGGAAATATCTACCTCAGCACGCAGCAGAAACTGTTGTCAATGCACTTGTGATATCTAGACTTGACAATTGCAATGCTCTATTACTTGGTCTTCCTAAGAATCTGTTACAGAAACTTCAATATGTACAGAACAGTGCCGCACGCTTAATTATGGGTACTAATAAACGTGACCATATTCGTCAAGTGCTGAAGAAACTTCATTGGTTGCCAATCGATAATAGAATTGTGTTTAAGATTCTGCTCCTGACCTTTAAAGCTCGAGCAAAATTGGCCCCTCAATATACACAAGACCTTATTAATGACTATACTCCACAGAGAAACCTGCGCTCTGGTTCAAAATGTCTGCTTGAAACTCCTAATTACAACTTGGAGTCTTATGGTAAACGAGCCTTCTCCGTAGCTGCCCCACGCTTGTGGAACTCTCTTCCAATGGAATTAAAAACATCCACGTCGATTGATATTTTCAAGAAGAAGCTCAAGACGTACCTTTTCAAACATAGTTACTTTTGACactgaacattatttttttctacatatatatatatatttttaattttagttttaattttatctatatttttattctaaGCGCACTGATCATTGTTATGGATAGATGCGCTATATaagatgtattattattatttattattagtatatAAATCCTAGAGACGCCACTGTCCTGGTAAGGAAAATGTTCTCTTCCAGATGCCGACCGGGTCTCAAGAACGCGCGTGCTTTAAGATCCATAATACATATTAATGAGCGTACTCATGAGTTCCTGAGTTAAACAGTGCTTATCTCAAGAAAGTTTGAAACTACTATTAATAACGTCATGCCTATACTACGAAATGACTGTTGATAATTTGCAGGTATGCAGGTATCCTGGCTAATAACTTGTACCATACCTTTCCTTCTGGAAGAAGCGATTCACATTTCATTCTCCAATCTTTGGGAGGGTTGTTAGGGGGATCTATGTCATCTACGTTGTGAGACACAGAAGTCGTCTGAAATTGATGATCTATTTCACAAATATCAAAATACATGCTAAGGAAGGAAACCTTAGAAATATTCAGAATTTTACTTTAATATTTCTATTAATGATGACATAATATGTCTATGATGGATAACAGGTATGGGGCACGgtaagtgaaaaaaattgacattaaatatcaataattattccaaTAATCTACATTGCAATATCTAGATATCATTGAGAAACgaaactgaaaaaattaatttttattaatactTACATAATCTTGAGCACTGATTTGTCTAAACTGGTGTTGTTTATTACTGTGCTGAGTTCCTAGCCATAATATTTCCTCTTCAGTTAGATCAACATATATAGCTGCATTAACAagacatttctttgttttgtcttgGAACACCTTACGAAGAGCAGACCTATATGTTAAAATTTCCAAATGAATTATTAATATGCAGTAAATAGATTTAATTCACCGATATCGAGATTCGTATAAACAAAACATCCACAAAAAAACTAGTGACTGGTATAAAAACTTACAAGTAGTGGGTGCCACCTAGGATATAAAATGTCGATTCGTTTCCAATGCACCCATTATCTTCAATGAAGGGTTGTTCTTCTTTTATCCGCTAAAAAAAAGTAAtggaaaagaatgaaaatgtgTATGAAAGACACTCGCTAAGATTCGTAGTAATCTCTATATTATTACGACATCATTAAATAGACCTATTACTAATTTATTTTACTCTAAAAGTGATATCATTCgttcaaaaatgcattttttaaaGTCTACTAATCCGACGTGTAAAATTTTCTGGTTCTCGATATCAGTTTCGTATTCCAAATCCACGATTCCTAATCCAAGATCTTTTCTGACGGATAGCCATTGATTAGTCACCAGGCCATATCCGAGTTGGATCTTGCCCTTGAATGTACAATAGTTGGCCGCTCTGTCTATGATTATTTGGTGGCAAACTTATCTATCaggtttgttttaatttattacttGGTTTCTTGAAGGTGCAAGAAGACTTGTTTTTTTGGACTGAATTATTAATGTAAGCTTTTGTAGGTAATGCTTTTGAATCCCACGAGATGGCTTGGCCATTGGAAGAATCAAAGAACAGGAGATTGCAGCAAAATGTTGACGATGCATCAATCGCAAATGAAATCACAGAGGGACTTCAGCATTCAGAAGATGCGATTCCAATGGTAATTAAGAGATAATAAATttctaaaaatattattgtaccTACTTTTTGATAAATTATTATGacaaatattattcattattttttctcataattgaatgttaaattttttttttatattttgagtAAATAAGGTTTTATTctgaaaattaattattgaaATAATACACATAATTATCATTGTTGCACCCGAAGGACGGCGGTGGGGATTGCGCTAACTACTGTATAGGACATAGTGAGGACTATCATCAAGATAGGGATTTTGATCATATCTCATAGTCCCAGTGTGTTGATTTTTAACCTATGTGATCAGTTGTGAATGACATTTGAGTGCCTTCACATTTTCTTGTGTGGGCATAAGATAATGACTAGTCGTTTTATTGCAGCATTTCagagtattttttttaagtaaaattTCAAAATCTCCATCTCATGCCCAATACTCCCCGGGCTTAACATGAGTAGCTGCTATAAACGTTGGAACAAAGCTTTCTCTCTCCAGTTCTCTTAAAATGAGACAAGCTATGCTTTCACATCATATGACATGATTTTGGTCTGTATAAAATTTTAGGTTTATTTGGGTCCATATcttaaccctaaaccctaaccctaaaccaacAAAAAATGCTACAGGTACATCAAACTTCTGCATCATCAAAAGGGAAGTGGCCTGTGAAGAAGGTTCTAAAAAACAGGATTAATCCAAGAACAGTGAGTGATCATCATGCATCTTAAAATGTACCATACCTTCACCAATCCCCTTTCTTATTACATGAAGGTTAAGCCAACTGGGCTgacaggcccgtaaccagggggggtgcactgggtgcgttcgcacccccccataggccccaaaggtccgcattttgatactcattatccaagttaaggagtgctgtccgttaaactgaagtttaaaacttaataatgacgtttaaagaaaagaatggaaaaagcaggagtgTATTCACTAGAaagctaaaacaagctgcactgttgtagcccgacccattcaaaacatgtcaatgagCGAACAGATGTCCAAACttacctaaatgaataatgaaattaacgtgcgcacgctttgcacgggagtTAAGACGAGCCAGCCAATAACAAAGGAGCGAATTCCCGATATTTGTTAGACACGACTAATAACGCGTCGGGtagtattggccgtttttatgctagagacgttaaagttgtctaagacaTTAAAGCCGTCTTcacgacttttatttaacttcataaaaaacggccattctctatttgtacaggcacatgaacgcccgaagatgcaaaataacttttttgtgtatttttttgaacaattttttttaaattattttttaaaatttgtaatgtttaacgttaaatcgtgagccccaaaattaaattttacaaatcttacaacttttctacgcaggatctacgttatatcctgtACGTTTTTGCTTTTAGCACTTTAACTGGAACAcgcttttgtaccataaatttatgtataaaactagttccctttatacatcttgttagaatccctgatgaagtctgtttgatcagacgaaaccggtcggagaataaacaaagttaccaagatcagttcctgtgagctgctcactagtctccattaaaaaaaattataaaattaaaaaaaataaataaataaaaatgaaaaaaaaaaaatgaaaaattcattccaattaaaaagaattaaataaaaaatacatttcggaagtttggtccactttggcctagttagcaccccccccccccccccacacacataaaatcctggttacgggcctggcTGAAATAGTTGTTTATAAtgaatcaacaacaacaacatctaAATCAATCATTTTATTAAATTGCTAAAAAAGAGGGGTTAAAACTGACGTAAACATGAAAAGAGCTTCCCAAATTTTCGAAGCATATCTCTGGTTCTTCTTTATGCTTGTCAAAGAGAATCAAAAAGGTTAGTGAAGAGGGAAGTTAGGGGGGTAagaacaactaaagataggaggggaGTGTCAGAACAAGAAGGGAGGGGTAGGTGGTGAAATCCAAAAGAAATGATAACATGAAATTTGCTGATAAGCGCTAATTCTTTTTAACAAAGTTGATagaaaaataacctaggttgttaaaagttgatctaggttaaaaaaaattacctgaatataaatttgacctgtgacatatatattaatttttgaggtTCTTACTTCATATAACCGTGTATGAGATAACACGCATTCTACAGTTGCAAACAATATGGCTGCTCAATGGATTCCAAAtgttgattctttttttaaccTGGCGAGTGACAGCCTACCTGAGGTGTAACATCAAGCGCTATTCCACTCACAAGATTATCCAGTTCATTATCAGGAATGTCATCCAAGTTATCGCGGACGGGTATTTCAAATTCTGTTCTTCTTCTCCTTAAAGTAATGGGAGAAATTCCTTGGATACGTGCCACATCTACACATCGAAATCCTTCCTCTCTAAGCATTCTAATTTGAGTCTCAGTTATAATGTACCTGGGTCTTCCCTTTCTTCCTGTACGGTCTATAGACGTAGAGAGACTTGGAGAAGAATTTTGCCCGTCAATCTCAAAGTCAGCATGAAGGCTTCGCACATTGATCGCCCCTCGAATATTCCCCATTGAACCTATTAAGATCTCGAAATCTAAAGTTCTCCAATTAGCAGTCGATAATGGACCTCTCGTTCTTCGTATTATTCTCACCAGGGAATCGAAAAAAGAATCAACATTTGCAATCCAATGAGCAGCCATATTGTTTCTAAACTGGAGAATGCGTGTCATCTCATATACGGTTACATGAGGTATGAACCTCAAAAATTAAtaccttattggtacttaaCTTCgcgggtacttaatttcgcgattttggcgAGACAATATTTCGCGGGGTTTTATTTTCGCGATTTCAAtaggcaaatatgaaaaaagggcaTTAAATTTCGCGATTGAAGCGTTctcaacttcattttatttttccaaaggtCTGAACTGTTTAAAGTTTCTAGACAActggaacacaacaaaacacatatttgaaaattaacgttaaaaataaatgtattacaACGCGAAAACGCATTGTTTCAGTGGTTCGCGGCAACGTTCATAAGGTGACGGAagatttttggccaaaaaaatattgtgcactTAAGGCACTAAGCGAAATGCTGTTCgtacttgaagaaaaatttatTATTAGAGTTTAATGGAATTTACGAGTAGAAACCAGTTAATATTTTGCGTTTTGTTGATAAATATCCTGTAAATTTTGTTGCCATTAcgaataaatcatttttttctacagtttgaattttttgtacgggtattaaatttcgcgtgtttaaatttcgcgagaattttttttcgcgggtctttaatttcgcgatttttttacaatcgcgaaaaacgcgaaattaaagacccgcgaaattaagtaccaataaggtattatacaactatcccccgatgAGGAGGTGAATAGAAATGGTACGACCTTTTTCTGACGTACACACCAATCGTAAGTCATGTCGCAGGCCTGTCGTAAGCTTGTCGCATGAGACAAAAATCTTACCGTGTAAATCGGCCTTAGCCCTTTCTTTCCCAAgtggttccccattgacgagtaaaattgtctgacgttagacagagtgtgccaattggcactcacgggcgggaaagggttaaatagggacatagtttttgatgatgttaaccctttcctgcccattggttccccattgacgagtaaaatcgtctggcgttagacagagtaaaatctatataagtgccaattggtactcacgggcgggaaagggttaacgagATAGAGCAACATTGAGCGCACGCAAACCAgggtcattttggcgggaaaaacatGATACCGTCATTTCTACGAGGTTTGGCAGAAAtgaacaccgcggcaaaacgtatgcgcatgcactaacttcggcacttccggtttgcacATGTGGGTTCCGTTGCCCGAATTAATTTAGTtgttatgcatcagtcaattccagcagtgcccatccccccccccgggctaacccccgggcattagcatttaaaaaaaaaaatgggcaaattctCCGGGGTGGGGCcacataaactgtctaaatgccccggggtggggacgaagaaagagggcaaatTCCCCGCCCCCGGGATCGTTGCcttctaacactttttattaatcagtgaattaaacggtgaaatgttcaatattttaatgcaacggtattacagacttcattgacaacagtacgtgtaagttgatttggattatatgtatttatttatattttttactagtttgctagaggatagcgtgtcattaaatatattcttctataaaagccatttgttttgaatattttgactaaaataacgacaatcccgttcacaatgtttaaaaaaaacaattatcattgttttagaaacgcacaactgtaatatatatttttttcaatacttgACTATTAACACTTCGTTGAATCAATAACCaggctaatgcccagcccccgggctgcgataaaattgctaatgccccacccccgggactgacatttgagcaaatgccccgtggttgcccggggggggggatgggcaccgctGGAATTGATCGATGCATTACCCTTACggtgtgccagcttgttgttgtgaatcagcagacacagatgaaagaaaaaaggaccacaattacgaaaaaggtatgtagacgatagcttgttgtaatactagtcctggaaatgtttgttggaccttttacgagatgttccgcagtggctgcaagtactgattacagtagtaagccttttgtcaattcgtgttgatgatttatgcctaattttttttttcaatttgttgcctggactactagatgaaagtctttttatggtgacagagaagactcgtagtctattcgttgtttatcgattttatttagcttataatactagtgtgaatttcatcctgaaaatgttcgctaattcacgatttcaattcaacttgaagagctgagaagctcactaaggccccgtccacacgtatccggatatttttgaatccgcaactttttctttccggataccaaaatatccgcgtccacacgatatgtgatcacagcgtattcatatcgaattcgcccgtccacacgtattcggattcactccggattcactgaggattgacaaaattgtcccaccaggtactggttcgtccaggtctaacccagaatcgtcgaggacggcattgctttcctactcgtttaagttgtttctgccggccgttttgtccggtagataacataaagagcttgcagatgtctagccgccttctggcata belongs to Acropora muricata isolate sample 2 chromosome 9, ASM3666990v1, whole genome shotgun sequence and includes:
- the LOC136928691 gene encoding uncharacterized protein; this translates as MISVIKKWMASNFLKLNDDKTELLVVHPKHVETPSLRSIAVGDEVINPSECARNIGVMLDQNLNMEQQITTICKSAFLHIRNIRKVRKYLPQHAAETVVNALVISRLDNCNALLLGLPKNLLQKLQYVQNSAARLIMGTNKRDHIRQVLKKLHWLPIDNRIVFKILLLTFKARAKLAPQYTQDLINDYTPQRNLRSGSKCLLETPNYNLESYGKRAFSVAAPRLWNSLPMELKTSTSIDIFKKKLKTYLFKHSYF
- the LOC136928667 gene encoding uncharacterized protein; this translates as MTRILQFRNNMAAHWIANVDSFFDSLVRIIRRTRGPLSTANWRTLDFEILIGSMGNIRGAINVRSLHADFEIDGQNSSPSLSTSIDRTGRKGRPRYIITETQIRMLREEGFRCVDVARIQGISPITLRRRRTEFEIPVRDNLDDIPDNELDNLVSGIALDVTPQRIKEEQPFIEDNGCIGNESTFYILGGTHYLSALRKVFQDKTKKCLVNAAIYVDLTEEEILWLGTQHSNKQHQFRQISAQDYIINFRRLLCLTT